The genomic stretch GGTTCACGAAGGAAGCAATGAGAAGACAATGTAAAGGCTTGAAGGCATTACTTGcttaaaaatatcagcatttGGGTTGGTCATACTCAGCCACATCCACATGCGTGCAGACAAACAGTAATGGATTGTCCTTCTGTTCTAGTCACAAATACGGAAGCAACTGGAGCAGCGTAACACCACCCTCAGCTCCTAGCTGCGCCTCCAGTACTTCCGCGCCGTGGGCAGGAATTGCCTCTTTGCCAAGGTGAAGGCATCGCTTACAAGAGGACAGTTTCACAGGTCTCGTTACTCACAGCGGGCACGCGTGTGCGTGAATACCCGCTCGCAGATGCATGCATCCAGCTCCGCACACAAAGGATTCATTCAACTGAGTGCTCTCGGGCTGTTGAGTCACATGTGGAGATGGTTGCAAAATCAGTGTCGGTTTGATACGCATGGTGTACGCCTGCAGTGCACTTAACTCAAACCCCTGTTAACTAATCACAGAAGGAGTCACTGTTTAAAACTTTAGTGGTTATTCAGAGCACTCTCAGTAATACATTGCAAGCTCCATCACAACTAACTGTTAGCAGCATATTCTGTAACCTTGAGCCTGTTATTTAAAACCAGTCCTTTCTGGaaacatggaatattttttgtattACCAGTTTAGGCtctaaaccaaaagaaaaatgacagaggTAATTGCATCTTTGTAAATAGTATCTATATTACAATGCGGAGAATATTTCAAGGCCCTTTTCAAGGGGATGGATGAGTAACACTTAGTTCTGGTCACATATGGTTCTGTGTGGTTTACATTTATACCGCAGTGATGGCTACAAGTGAATGTTTGTTTCAGACAGCAATCTACAGGTAATGGTGAGCAGCATCATGCTCGTTTACAAACTAGGATTATAAGAAACAAACAGGCAGTTGGTTCCAAGCCCATGTATGCCAGAGCTGCCATGGACCCTAAGGATGGGTAACAGGGCTCTGCAGAAAGCTTTACCTGTGGCAGCCACCAGCATCACCAGTAGCATTACAAGTCGGGCCCCTTACAGTCCCCCTTGAAAATGGGCtggattttgtgttttttcctcaCACAGAGAACTCAAAAGGAGGTTTTGTCCAGAACTATGTTTAGAATTAAGCACTGCTTGCtttatattaaacaaaaagcaCCGTGTAGGCgaaaaacacagatttaaaaGAATACATCTTCTACATAACCTGACACAAATTTCCATCTATAGTTTGGAAGACTCATACACATTTGACAGCATTGTGGCTCATTGTGGAGTGCTGTAGTCAATATGTTTTGGAAGCAAAGTTTGACACACTGGAGGGTCCCAAGACAATACACCTCGCGGCTGACCCAGCTGCCAGACCTGCCCCCCCTCCTGCAATCCTGCTCCTCCTcgaggggtggggaaggggggggggggcccatCTCCCTGCCTAACGGtcaagtttctgctgaaacGGTGTACACAGACTTCTCCCACTATGCAAATGCTGTGGCACAGGGCTTAGCATTGCTCGCACAGCAGGTCAGTGTTCAATAGGCACCTTCACTGTGAGCagactgaagaagaggaggggaaaaacatACTGGacgaagaaagaaaatctagaTTTGAACATAGGaatagcattttatttcaacttagaaattcaaaatatttgtaaatatttttatacagactgttttctgaataaaatgTCATTATAAAACTACCAAAAGTCTTCTGTATTCCTGTACTGTACTGTTAAAGCTTtgtcctccttttccccttaaACTGGCATCTCGCATTTAGTTAAAAAGCTTTGATGAGTTTGCCCAAGATAGAGGTAGCAtaaggggaagagagagacgATACTCTCCACAGCATCActgttctgtgaaaatgaagcTTGAAGCGTAACCGCGAAAGCAGCCTTCCCTTTTTCACGTGAACAGGCTGCGTTACAATGTTAGAAGCAAGTTCAGCACATGGCCTCAGGAACTGAAGCTAGTGTAAGAAAGGGTGCTTGGCTGGCCTAGGAAGCAGTCACAGGCAGACGAGTTGAACAGAAACTAAGAGCAAGAGCAGGCCTTAGATGGGACACAAACGCTTTTTGCCAGAAATACAGACAGAGACACCTCAGGGCTCAGCTTCCAGCTGCTTCCGTAATGACCAGCAACAGAAAGCTCAAGCCAGGAGCTCGGtttaaatggaaaaaggttGACTGACAACTTTGAATCTCTCAGAGAACTTTTGAGCCAAGAATTCCTAGTCCTCATTTCCAGCACCACCGTTTCCCCCCATCCTGCCTGATGCTGAAGGCGGGTGAGGTATAAATGAGGGGCCAGTGGCCCCCCCTTTCCCAGCCTGAGGCAGAGACCTGCCAAGAGCTCTCCCTTAGACCAACGGTGCGGTGCTTGGTTTTAGCGCTGGAAATCTACACTGCAGTCATCGCGAGGGGAAcccaggagggaaggaggcGGGGCAAGGAGCACGGGACTGATCCCCAGCGACAGGAAGCCAGTCAGCACCAACTTCTGCGTCTCTGCACTGGCACAGGACTCGGTATCCCTATCACCCAATGGAGACACACACTGGTTAGTTCTCAGCCTGTGAACTCCTCAATTTTGTACATTTACAAACAACTAAGAGACCTGCTCTCTCCACAGAAAAGCTGATGCGCTGTAGAGTATTACGGTGCAACAGAAGAGTGGACCAGGctctgtcatttaaaaatactgtattttatttatatttatttacttaggAAAAACCTAAGGGTAAATGAGCTGAGAGTGTCACCGGTGATGAACCCACACAAAGACTATGAGACATGAGATCTTCACAACCATATtatccaaaaaaacccatgaagaAGTGAGACATTGTTCGGGTGCTTTTATCTGGGCATCAGGAAAACCCCtaaaagcaacagctttcataGAAACAGCTTTCTTAGTGGAAGCAGGATGCAGCTAGCATCCAGATTAGTAGCATTTCCTTGCCAAAGTACTACCTGTGTAAGAAAGCTGGGATATTTATTGATTGTACTGACACACCACTGCTAGTAAACTTGCTCTCAGAATACTCTTTCAACCACATCTTTGATGACACCATACAACCGATCCGCTTTCCAACACGTCGTGGTAGCTGGCCTGAGGATAAACCCCAGTGCCCAGTCCCCTGTAAAGCGAGAGATCTGTGGGTTGCTTGTTTGAGCCAACAGCATCGTGCCGATCTGACTCAGCTGGCTGAGCTAAACTCCATGGGAGCTATTTTGGTGGTCTCTCCAGTACTGCACAATACAAGAAGCATGGCCTAAAGTAACATCCATCTACAACACACTAGTAGATCATTTCAGATTCAGTACTATGTACAATTTACTCTTACTTAGTATACTAAGGAGCTGTGGTATTTCTTCTGAGGCGTGTTATTTGACTGAGGATTATTGAATCTTTCGTCCACTGGGCTGCAGAGGGATGCTGCACTCCGGCTATACCATTGGGTTAAGAAACTTCAACAACCTGCCTCAGTTCTTCAAACAGGGGCGTGAGCTCCTTCTCTAAACTTACAATCAGCcctggaaggagagaagagacaGAACATCCCATCAAATGATGTAACTGAGTCACAGGCAGCGTTTCCCAAAACACGGAACGTTTCACTTGAGCTGCTCGCTCTCCAGAGGAATAGTGGGCAGCACCCCCAGGCAGGgtgccggcagcccccggcaccAACAGGGGCACACCCCgtgcagcacagccctcccccGTGCTGCTGCTTGCCTCCACCATCCCACTGCTGCTTCCCACAGCTACTGAGGCCCAAGCAGCCGTGCAAGAATTAAATCCCTTTTGCTTGCAATCTCATTAGCCAACGCCTTCACGAGCAAGGGCTGGAGCCTCGCTGAAGGATTTCCCCACCCCGCAGAACTGAGGAGGTGAAGCCACGCATGTTACTGCGGAACATAACTCGGAACGGATGAAAAGAGACTGGACAACTGGTTTGTACCGTACTGTCATTACAGTGAACACTCTCACATAGCAAGGGTAAGGTTAACCACAGGAGAAATCAGCTGCTTCTAACAGAATAACAACGTCAGCAAGTCACCTAAAATCTATGAATTTTTACTCACAGCTTTCCCTTCACAATAAGCTGACAAAATTCATAGCACGAGCAAATTTAATACACCTTGAAGTAAATTCgagtaatttattttcaattatttaaacACCTGGGCCTTAAAATACtgcaacatttaaaatacatgtgaAGACATACCGGTATTGGCATTGCTGCTGGCAATGAAACTTACTACCAAAGGTAAGCGATTGAACTGCACCACCTGCAAGGCGAAAGAACAGTGTTCAGCTGGCAGCAAATACATACTGGATGTCAGAGCTCTACCACACAAATTCATTCTGAAACAAGCAGCCTCCTCAGTTTAAAGGACAAGGAGGAGCAAAAGCCACAGAGCTGACTTTTCAGTGTATCTATTTCATAAGATTCATGGTTAAGAACACAAACAGAACTCACACCGCAGTACAGGAAGCTGCACATGGAAAGCACGGCGTTTCCCTCCCTCCCGCTCTGCAGTGTTATCCACCTGAAATCTACCTCAGCTGCAAACCCTGCGGAGTACGCTGTGGAGACCACTCCCTCCACAAGTAACACGAGGGCAGGCAGgttcattgttttaaaatactattcAGTGTATAGCATTATCTCCTCTTCCATTACTAGGGAACTTCAGCACAAGAACAGGCCAGGATCATCAAGAGAATCAAAGCAATGTACTCAATGCGTGTAAACCAACTCATTCAcccatttattttccaaacaaaGCTAGATACTGTAGGCTAAACAGTTGGCCAGTTTTCCTGCAGTCATAATAAAAAGCTCTCAAGACCACTAGAACTTGAGAAGGAGCAGAAACTTAGTAGATGATGGATTTCAGGACACAAATAACCAGTTTGTAAAAAAATGTGAGTGGTATTTCAAAGCTTTCATACCTTGAAGTCATACTGGCAGCAAGATCAGCTATGAAGTAGTCTGCATGTGCTTATTTAACTTTAGGTGTCACTAATTATAAACAAATATTGTTTGTAAAGGAGAACATAAACCCTTCAGAACAGATTCTGAAGGCCGTATGAACAGCACCTGCTGCAAATTCCTGATTACTACCTGTTCAGAAAACTTCACCATTTCCAACCAGTAAATCTCAGTTTTGAGAAATGTAAGAGAAGCTTAACAAACAGCGTGAAAGTTTAGCTTAGCTATTTAAGCaacatgagaaataaaacacaaatactTCAACAGCAGCCAAGTGGAAATCTAGCAGAGTTTAAACCACCTTCTCTCCTTGCTCATCGTAATGTAAGAACAGCTCCGGTCACTGAGAGCAAGCCACACTGAAATGACTCACCTGGTATGTATTGTAATAGCAGATGAtacttttgtttttagaaagtCCCAGTTTACTGCCCTGATCTGTGGCAAGGGCAAAGGTGGACAGAAAGCCCGGTCGCAGTGCGTGTTCTGGAGCATTATCATTGGCAACtggaacaaaacaagaaaattcttatttttacatGGTATCTCTGACCGCATTCACAACCCCTTATCCAGCTTAGTGCTCTGCCAAAAGCAGATCTGGTGTTGGGGAACACGTAACACATCTAACAGGCTTCCGCAACGCGCACAGGACAATCTTCATGAGCAGCACATCGTTTAATATTCTGTACGCGATCAGTGCTCGTTATACCAGCATCCTCCCTAGCATGCCTACGAAACAGTCTTTTCCCTTACGATGCACAGCCTGTGCTCACATCACTTTGCTTCTGTGTCCCTCAGCTTGCGCTGATTCCAGCCTTTGAATTGATTACTGGCACAGACTTGAATGAGAACAGGTGAGGATATGCAAGTTCTGCTAGGTGTTTAAGTACTTtgggacattaaaaaaaaataaaaataatctgtagtACTTGAATCAGTACTCTCAAACTAGTTTACCCCCAACATAAAGGCATCTTAAACAAAGACTGCAGAGATATGATAAAAATTACAGTACCAAAAAGCAAACGAAATTAAATAATGTGTAAAAGTTGGATGCAATTGCTTCCGAGGGCAGACCAGCCAAGCCAACAAAATACTCTCCCTAGCACTGTGTTATCAGCCTGCGAGTGACTCAAAGATACCAGCACCTTACACCACTCCAACCCTATACACCGCGGAAAACTTCTGTGGCCTGCCATCACTGAGGACACTGCATATACATGAACAAAAGGATAAATTTAAAGAGGTACATAACCAACTGCTGAAGTTGCATTAAAAgtctaatttaatttcttcaacTTTGGATATTCAGGTGTGGGGCATAACCAGAGAAGATCCTGCTGGACTTCCCCACGCCCTGCTGTTCGATCAGGATCTCGGTTGCAGAGTGCAGTGAGAAGCTGAAGTTACCTTTGATAACAGGCACACCATCTCTGTCTGAGACTACAATAGCATGAAGACCTTCAACGCTGcaagaaatgaagaagaagcaccattttaaaaacagagaaattagTAGCAAAGaccttttttcctgaataaatgTGCAAGGAAGGGGAAAATACGGAAAAAAATGATGCCTTCAGTGATTTAGTAGTCCAGTGAAAGGGACTTGTTCTCTTTAGTACAGGTGGTCTCTCAGAGCAGTAGAAAgagatatataaaataaaaatacggAACTTTTAGCTTCAGAAAGAGGACTGATGCTACTAATCGAGTTTTGTTAGTCAAGCAAGAGCCTTTGTATGCCACCCTCCCTTAAGGAGTGCCGGTTTCACTGTACTTGCACGTAACCTCGGACTATAGCTGTTTCACGATGCTGGCAACCAGCAACTACCGAAAAGGGCATTATCAGGGATTATGCAGCCGAGTCACGAGGCGTGTTTTCTCCACCCCTCGTTAGCCGGGACGAGCACACCTCGCTTCTGGTCAAACGAGCGAGAGAAGGGTTAAGCCGTCTAACTCTCATggccctcccagcccctccaaGCAGCCAGAGGAGCGAACCGCCTCGGCCGCCCCCCTCCAGCAGCCAAAGGGCTGGCGGTTAACGGCTCCCCGCGATCGAGCGGGCACAGGTAATCGCCTGTGTCGCCCGAAAGCGACTTCACCGCCAAccccgccgccggctccgcTCTGCTCcgcgccggcggggcgggggcagcgcgCAGAGCCCGCAGCcggcgccccccccacccccgggccgggcccgccgcccccctTACCTGGGCAGCTTCTTGTAGAGAAACCTCTTCAGGTCCTGGGGGCAGAGACGGGCGGCGCGTTACTCATCTTCCGCAGAAAGCCGGCGGAGGGGgctccccgcgccccgctcccccgcagGCCCCCGCGCCAGGGCCGCTCTCCCTTCCCACCAGGCCCCgaccccctccccgccccgcgccgccccggaCGTACCCAGCCCGACGctcgccgcccccccccccgccccaggcctCCGGCCGAGCCGCcgcccagccccgcgccccgcggAGCCGCACTTACGTCGGCCATGGCTGGGGGCCTCCCGGCGCTGCCGCCACCTCCGCGGGCCTGCGAGACGAGAGGGCGCCCGGTCacccgcggcgcggcgggagcggcCCCCGCCGCAAAGAAGGGGAGCGGCGGGCGCGCTCCCTGCCTGAGGCCCagccgcctccccccgccccgctgccgtGGTAGAGGCCGCGCCCACCCACCCCGCGAAGGGAGAGCGGTTGGGCCGAGGCCACCGTcgcaccggggggggggggggggggagctgccctgcccgccccgccctACCTGTCCGCGCGGCCGGCGCGCCCTGCGCTGCCAGTGCCCTCAGCGCCCACCCGCGCGGCTCCGCCGCAGCCGCCGCTTCCCCTTTAAGCCTCTATCACATGACGGCGCACCACCCTCCCGACCCCGGAAGCGCttccccggcgccgccgccccgcccggtCCCGCTGGCGGCCCCCGAGCATGCGCCCTATGCCGCGCCGGTGAGGGTTTCCCTCAGGCCGTGCCTGCCGGCGGGCGCGCACCTCGGAACGGGCTCCGGTCGCGAAGGGCGGCTGACGGCCCGAACTTCACCCCCGGCGGTGCCGCCGGAGGCCTCGTCCCGCCCGCTCCACCCAGCCGGGCCGGCACCACAACTTGGAGGGCAGGGGGGTCGTCCCGGCGGCCTGCCCGGCCCTCGGCGCCTGCTGCAGCCGGCGGaagcggcgggggggcggccggctcGCCCTGGTTGCCTGCCGGGCAGAAGCAGCGTGTCGACGGCGGAGTTAAGCAGGGGGGAGCCTTGGGCTTTCTGGTGACCCCACGCAGCTACACGAGCCCCTCGGGCTTCCCCCTCTGACAGGTGAGGTTTCGGCCCATTCAGTTGCGGGCGCCGCTGGCAACGGCAGCACAatcttggagaaaaagaaaaagccatagAATTTAAGTTAAAGGAAGAACAACAAAAACTAAACGTCCGTTTCTGCCGAGTACGGTTACACTTGGTTTTACTCATCCGGTGATGCCCCTTTCCCATACTTCTGGATCTAGTCCATCGAGCCACGGACCTGCAGGCAATAATTCAGCAGCTAAGGcgaagaaataaaacagattcaTCCAGTAGATGCCCACAGTATAACAATGGTAACTGTGCATCTACTTCTAAAGTCGGCTTGTCTCAGAATCTAGGACCATAGTGGtagatctaaaaaaaaaaacaacccgCTCAGCCTCTATCAGTGCTTTTTCTCTAAAAGAGAACTGCTACATGCTAAGCACTGTGGATAGCTGAAGATTTTGCTTAGATGCCAATACTGGAgcttaaactgaaaaaaaagttaacctGAAAATTGCTATTATTTCTGAATGTATAGGTTTGgtcaagttttaaaaaagcccaaaacaacCAGAGTTAGGCAACTTTTTTGCAGTCAACAGAGGAAAAGCTCACCCAAAAGGGCAAAT from Gavia stellata isolate bGavSte3 chromosome 5, bGavSte3.hap2, whole genome shotgun sequence encodes the following:
- the LAMTOR3 gene encoding ragulator complex protein LAMTOR3 gives rise to the protein MADDLKRFLYKKLPSVEGLHAIVVSDRDGVPVIKVANDNAPEHALRPGFLSTFALATDQGSKLGLSKNKSIICYYNTYQVVQFNRLPLVVSFIASSNANTGLIVSLEKELTPLFEELRQVVEVS